Proteins from a genomic interval of Nautilia sp. PV-1:
- a CDS encoding secondary thiamine-phosphate synthase enzyme YjbQ produces MQKLTFKTNYKSEVIDITEDIKEAVIKSGVKNGIVTVFCPHSTASIIIFEKSDATLRRDLLGMLKDVVPYRDYSHSNARAHLKAAFLRSNLTLIVDNAKVVLGDWQGIFLVEFDGPRERKVLIKAVNG; encoded by the coding sequence ATGCAGAAATTAACATTTAAAACGAATTACAAATCCGAAGTAATCGATATTACCGAAGATATTAAAGAAGCAGTTATCAAAAGCGGTGTAAAAAACGGAATAGTAACAGTTTTTTGCCCTCATTCAACTGCAAGCATAATTATTTTTGAAAAAAGCGACGCCACTTTAAGAAGGGATCTGCTTGGAATGCTTAAAGATGTCGTTCCATACAGAGACTATTCTCATTCAAATGCGAGAGCACATTTAAAAGCCGCTTTTTTAAGAAGTAATTTAACTCTTATAGTTGATAATGCAAAAGTGGTTTTAGGAGACTGGCAGGGGATATTTTTGGTTGAATTTGACGGGCCGAGGGAGAGAAAAGTATTAATTAAGGCGGTTAATGGTTAG